The following coding sequences lie in one Acropora palmata chromosome 3, jaAcrPala1.3, whole genome shotgun sequence genomic window:
- the LOC141876425 gene encoding copine-3-like isoform X3 codes for MQASIYPPPSTPSLSQFVTRVQLNISCKNLRDKDVLSKSDPMAVVMLFKDGNWFEIRRTERVDNSLNPQFSKAIIMDYFFEELQKLKFFIYDIDSPTSDVKSADFLGEMECTLGQLVSSCTYSKPLAIKGTSARQSGIITVVAEEVAGGNDVVFLQFRAEKLDKKDFFGKSDPYLEFARAKEDGGFVVVHRTEVIQNNLNPRWKSFEIPVNMISNGDYDRVIKVSCFDWDSDGSHDFIGSFTTNLREMSCIQRPKELEWPCINEKKQTKKKGYKNSGLVYLTRCEVVKVASFLDYIQGGCQLNFTVGIDFTASNGEPKQATSLHYINPYSPNEYMQALTAVGEIIQDYDSDKLFPSFGFGAKIPPMFQVSHQFPLNFNPSNPYCAGLPGLVQAYQTCIQSVQLFGPTNISPIINHVAQFAQQQAQRPDATNYFILLILTDGVITDMDQTKQAVVAASAFPMSIIIVGVGGADFKTMEELDSDDAVLTAGGKSAQRDIVQFVPYRKFKNVCPAALAKEVLAEVPKQLTEYFRTRNILPQQRTTYNNPNV; via the exons ATGCAGGCGTCAATCTACCCTCCACCATCTACACCTAGCTTGTCTCAATTCGTTACTCGTGTTCAGCTGAATATTTCTTGCAAGAATTTGAGGGACAAGGATGTTCTGTCCAAGTCAGATCCGATGGCGGTTGTGATGCTTTTCAAAGATGGCAATTGGTTTGAG ATTCGTCGGACAGAAAGGGTTGATAACAGCCTTAATCCACAATTTTCAAAGGCTATTATCATGGACTACTTTTTTGAAGAACTGCAGAAGTTGAAGTTTTTCATTTATGACATCGACAGTCCCACTAGTGATGTTAAATCAGCAGATTTCCTGGGAGAAATGGAATGTACGTTGGGGCAG CTTGTGTCATCTTGCACTTACTCTAAGCCATTGGCTATCAAAGGTACTTCAGCAAGACAATCAGGTATAATAACG GTGGTCGCTGAAGAAGTTGCTGGTGGAAATGatgtggtgtttttgcaaTTCAGGGCTGAAAAATTGGACAAAAAG GATTTTTTTGGAAAGAGCGACCCATACTTAGAATTTGCAAGGGCAAAGGAAGATGGAGGTTTTGTCGTTGTGCACAGAACAGAG GTCATTCAGAACAACTTAAATCCCAGGTGGAAGTCATTTGAAATTCCTGTCAACATGATTTCCAATGGTGATTATGACAGGGTTATTAAA GTTTCATGTTTTGACTGGGATTCGGATGGGTCTCATGATTTTATTGGTTCATTCACAACAAACCTCAGAGAGATGAGTTGTATTCAACGCCCAAAGGAG CTTGAATGGCCCTGtataaatgaaaagaaacagacaaaaaagaaaggataCAAGAACTCAGGCTTAGTTTATCTGACAAGATGTGAG GTTGTAAAAGTAGCATCATTCCTAGACTACATCCAAGGTGGCTGCCAACTTAACTTTACA GTTGGTATAGACTTTACTGCTTCAAATGGTGAACCAAAACAAGCCACTTCACTACATTACATCAACCCGTATTCACCGAATGAGTACATGCAGGCTCTGACTGCTGTAGGAGAGATAATTCAGGATTATGACAG tgatAAGTTATTCCCTTCTTTTGGCTTTGGGGCAAAAATTCCACCAATGTTTCAG GTCTCACATCAGTTTCCCTTGAACTTCAATCCCAGCAATCCTTATTGTGCAG GACTCCCTGGTTTAGTCCAAGCATATCAAACATGCATTCAAAGTGTACAGCTTTTTGGTCCAACCAATATTTCTCCCATCATCAACCATGTGGCCCAGTTTGCACAACAACAAGCACAAAGGCCAGATGCAACA AATTACTTCATACTGCTCATACTAACAGACGGTGTGATCACAGATATGGATCAAACAAAGCAAGCTGTAGTGGCAGCATCAGCATTTCCTATGTCCATTATTATTGTTGGAGTTGGAGGTGCAGATTTCAAAACGATGGAGGAGCTTGACAGTGATGATGCAGT ATTGACAGCCGGTGGAAAATCTGCTCAAAGGGACATTGTTCAATTTGTTCCTTATAGGAAGTTCAAGAAT GTTTGTCCTGCAGCCTTGGCTAAAGAGGTATTGGCGGAAGTACCAAAGCAATTAACAGAGTATTTCAGAACTAGGAACATTTTACCTCAACAGAGAACGACATACAATAATCCCAATGTTTAA
- the LOC141876425 gene encoding copine-3-like isoform X1 has translation MQASIYPPPSTPSLSQFVTRVQLNISCKNLRDKDVLSKSDPMAVVMLFKDGNWFEIRRTERVDNSLNPQFSKAIIMDYFFEELQKLKFFIYDIDSPTSDVKSADFLGEMECTLGQLVSSCTYSKPLAIKGTSARQSGIITVVAEEVAGGNDVVFLQFRAEKLDKKDFFGKSDPYLEFARAKEDGGFVVVHRTEVIQNNLNPRWKSFEIPVNMISNGDYDRVIKVSCFDWDSDGSHDFIGSFTTNLREMSCIQRPKELEWPCINEKKQTKKKGYKNSGLVYLTRCEVVKVASFLDYIQGGCQLNFTVGIDFTASNGEPKQATSLHYINPYSPNEYMQALTAVGEIIQDYDSDKLFPSFGFGAKIPPMFQVSHQFPLNFNPSNPYCAGLPGLVQAYQTCIQSVQLFGPTNISPIINHVAQFAQQQAQRPDATENIAYSKAKLKLFYLMQLNPFLPNYFILLILTDGVITDMDQTKQAVVAASAFPMSIIIVGVGGADFKTMEELDSDDAVLTAGGKSAQRDIVQFVPYRKFKNVCPAALAKEVLAEVPKQLTEYFRTRNILPQQRTTYNNPNV, from the exons ATGCAGGCGTCAATCTACCCTCCACCATCTACACCTAGCTTGTCTCAATTCGTTACTCGTGTTCAGCTGAATATTTCTTGCAAGAATTTGAGGGACAAGGATGTTCTGTCCAAGTCAGATCCGATGGCGGTTGTGATGCTTTTCAAAGATGGCAATTGGTTTGAG ATTCGTCGGACAGAAAGGGTTGATAACAGCCTTAATCCACAATTTTCAAAGGCTATTATCATGGACTACTTTTTTGAAGAACTGCAGAAGTTGAAGTTTTTCATTTATGACATCGACAGTCCCACTAGTGATGTTAAATCAGCAGATTTCCTGGGAGAAATGGAATGTACGTTGGGGCAG CTTGTGTCATCTTGCACTTACTCTAAGCCATTGGCTATCAAAGGTACTTCAGCAAGACAATCAGGTATAATAACG GTGGTCGCTGAAGAAGTTGCTGGTGGAAATGatgtggtgtttttgcaaTTCAGGGCTGAAAAATTGGACAAAAAG GATTTTTTTGGAAAGAGCGACCCATACTTAGAATTTGCAAGGGCAAAGGAAGATGGAGGTTTTGTCGTTGTGCACAGAACAGAG GTCATTCAGAACAACTTAAATCCCAGGTGGAAGTCATTTGAAATTCCTGTCAACATGATTTCCAATGGTGATTATGACAGGGTTATTAAA GTTTCATGTTTTGACTGGGATTCGGATGGGTCTCATGATTTTATTGGTTCATTCACAACAAACCTCAGAGAGATGAGTTGTATTCAACGCCCAAAGGAG CTTGAATGGCCCTGtataaatgaaaagaaacagacaaaaaagaaaggataCAAGAACTCAGGCTTAGTTTATCTGACAAGATGTGAG GTTGTAAAAGTAGCATCATTCCTAGACTACATCCAAGGTGGCTGCCAACTTAACTTTACA GTTGGTATAGACTTTACTGCTTCAAATGGTGAACCAAAACAAGCCACTTCACTACATTACATCAACCCGTATTCACCGAATGAGTACATGCAGGCTCTGACTGCTGTAGGAGAGATAATTCAGGATTATGACAG tgatAAGTTATTCCCTTCTTTTGGCTTTGGGGCAAAAATTCCACCAATGTTTCAG GTCTCACATCAGTTTCCCTTGAACTTCAATCCCAGCAATCCTTATTGTGCAG GACTCCCTGGTTTAGTCCAAGCATATCAAACATGCATTCAAAGTGTACAGCTTTTTGGTCCAACCAATATTTCTCCCATCATCAACCATGTGGCCCAGTTTGCACAACAACAAGCACAAAGGCCAGATGCAACA gaaaacaTAGCCTACTCAAAAGCAAAGCTGAAACTCTTT TATCTGATGCAGCTGAATCCCTTTCTACCG AATTACTTCATACTGCTCATACTAACAGACGGTGTGATCACAGATATGGATCAAACAAAGCAAGCTGTAGTGGCAGCATCAGCATTTCCTATGTCCATTATTATTGTTGGAGTTGGAGGTGCAGATTTCAAAACGATGGAGGAGCTTGACAGTGATGATGCAGT ATTGACAGCCGGTGGAAAATCTGCTCAAAGGGACATTGTTCAATTTGTTCCTTATAGGAAGTTCAAGAAT GTTTGTCCTGCAGCCTTGGCTAAAGAGGTATTGGCGGAAGTACCAAAGCAATTAACAGAGTATTTCAGAACTAGGAACATTTTACCTCAACAGAGAACGACATACAATAATCCCAATGTTTAA
- the LOC141876425 gene encoding copine-3-like isoform X2: MQASIYPPPSTPSLSQFVTRVQLNISCKNLRDKDVLSKSDPMAVVMLFKDGNWFEIRRTERVDNSLNPQFSKAIIMDYFFEELQKLKFFIYDIDSPTSDVKSADFLGEMECTLGQLVSSCTYSKPLAIKGTSARQSGIITVVAEEVAGGNDVVFLQFRAEKLDKKDFFGKSDPYLEFARAKEDGGFVVVHRTEVIQNNLNPRWKSFEIPVNMISNGDYDRVIKVSCFDWDSDGSHDFIGSFTTNLREMSCIQRPKELEWPCINEKKQTKKKGYKNSGLVYLTRCEVVKVASFLDYIQGGCQLNFTVGIDFTASNGEPKQATSLHYINPYSPNEYMQALTAVGEIIQDYDSDKLFPSFGFGAKIPPMFQVSHQFPLNFNPSNPYCAGLPGLVQAYQTCIQSVQLFGPTNISPIINHVAQFAQQQAQRPDATYLMQLNPFLPNYFILLILTDGVITDMDQTKQAVVAASAFPMSIIIVGVGGADFKTMEELDSDDAVLTAGGKSAQRDIVQFVPYRKFKNVCPAALAKEVLAEVPKQLTEYFRTRNILPQQRTTYNNPNV, translated from the exons ATGCAGGCGTCAATCTACCCTCCACCATCTACACCTAGCTTGTCTCAATTCGTTACTCGTGTTCAGCTGAATATTTCTTGCAAGAATTTGAGGGACAAGGATGTTCTGTCCAAGTCAGATCCGATGGCGGTTGTGATGCTTTTCAAAGATGGCAATTGGTTTGAG ATTCGTCGGACAGAAAGGGTTGATAACAGCCTTAATCCACAATTTTCAAAGGCTATTATCATGGACTACTTTTTTGAAGAACTGCAGAAGTTGAAGTTTTTCATTTATGACATCGACAGTCCCACTAGTGATGTTAAATCAGCAGATTTCCTGGGAGAAATGGAATGTACGTTGGGGCAG CTTGTGTCATCTTGCACTTACTCTAAGCCATTGGCTATCAAAGGTACTTCAGCAAGACAATCAGGTATAATAACG GTGGTCGCTGAAGAAGTTGCTGGTGGAAATGatgtggtgtttttgcaaTTCAGGGCTGAAAAATTGGACAAAAAG GATTTTTTTGGAAAGAGCGACCCATACTTAGAATTTGCAAGGGCAAAGGAAGATGGAGGTTTTGTCGTTGTGCACAGAACAGAG GTCATTCAGAACAACTTAAATCCCAGGTGGAAGTCATTTGAAATTCCTGTCAACATGATTTCCAATGGTGATTATGACAGGGTTATTAAA GTTTCATGTTTTGACTGGGATTCGGATGGGTCTCATGATTTTATTGGTTCATTCACAACAAACCTCAGAGAGATGAGTTGTATTCAACGCCCAAAGGAG CTTGAATGGCCCTGtataaatgaaaagaaacagacaaaaaagaaaggataCAAGAACTCAGGCTTAGTTTATCTGACAAGATGTGAG GTTGTAAAAGTAGCATCATTCCTAGACTACATCCAAGGTGGCTGCCAACTTAACTTTACA GTTGGTATAGACTTTACTGCTTCAAATGGTGAACCAAAACAAGCCACTTCACTACATTACATCAACCCGTATTCACCGAATGAGTACATGCAGGCTCTGACTGCTGTAGGAGAGATAATTCAGGATTATGACAG tgatAAGTTATTCCCTTCTTTTGGCTTTGGGGCAAAAATTCCACCAATGTTTCAG GTCTCACATCAGTTTCCCTTGAACTTCAATCCCAGCAATCCTTATTGTGCAG GACTCCCTGGTTTAGTCCAAGCATATCAAACATGCATTCAAAGTGTACAGCTTTTTGGTCCAACCAATATTTCTCCCATCATCAACCATGTGGCCCAGTTTGCACAACAACAAGCACAAAGGCCAGATGCAACA TATCTGATGCAGCTGAATCCCTTTCTACCG AATTACTTCATACTGCTCATACTAACAGACGGTGTGATCACAGATATGGATCAAACAAAGCAAGCTGTAGTGGCAGCATCAGCATTTCCTATGTCCATTATTATTGTTGGAGTTGGAGGTGCAGATTTCAAAACGATGGAGGAGCTTGACAGTGATGATGCAGT ATTGACAGCCGGTGGAAAATCTGCTCAAAGGGACATTGTTCAATTTGTTCCTTATAGGAAGTTCAAGAAT GTTTGTCCTGCAGCCTTGGCTAAAGAGGTATTGGCGGAAGTACCAAAGCAATTAACAGAGTATTTCAGAACTAGGAACATTTTACCTCAACAGAGAACGACATACAATAATCCCAATGTTTAA
- the LOC141876428 gene encoding small ribosomal subunit protein uS17-like, whose product MAQFVGTVFGTKMDKTAKVLVTRMVLYRKLRKYFNERKVYFAHDETNECTRGDLVIIKECRKLSKNKAFTVSEIVERAPKVIDPETGLVHIQDNRE is encoded by the exons ATGGCGCAGTTCGTGGGAACTGTCTTTGGCACCAAAATGGACAAAACAGCCAAGGTTTTGGTCACTAGAATGGTATTATACCGAAAGCTAAGAAAG taCTTCAATGAGAGGAAAGTATACTTTGCACATGATGAAACCAATGAGTGCACAAGAGGTGACCTTGTTATCATCAAGGAATGTCGAAAGCTAAGCAAGAACAAAGCATTTACAGTGTCAGAGATAGTGGAAAGAGCTCCAAAAGTTATTGACCCTGAGACAGGACTTGTGCACATACAGGATAATAGAGAATGA